From Zea mays cultivar B73 chromosome 3, Zm-B73-REFERENCE-NAM-5.0, whole genome shotgun sequence:
atctccccctaaacatgtgcatcactttgcaacggacttgtgaggtccagggagtgtttgtacaacttgagcaccacaataagcaacaaaatgcagaatgaacatgatcaaaggcataaacacatgtatactacaattcaatccaagttccgcgaatctaagacatttagctcactacgcagcctgcaaaaggtcttctcatctagaggcttggtaaagatatcggctagctggttctcggtgctaacatgaaacacttcgatatctcccttttgctggtggtctctcaaaaagtgatgccggatgtctatgtgctttgtgcggctgtgttcaacaggattttccgccatgcggatagcactctcattatcacataggagtgggactttgctcagattgtagccaaagtcccggagggtttgcctcatccaaagtagttgcgcgcaacactgtcctgcggcaacatactcggcctcagcggtggatagggcaacggaggtttgtttcttagaattccatgacaccagggaccttcctaagaattggcacgtccccgatgtactcttcctatcgaccttacatccagcatagtcggagtctgagtatccaaccaagtcaaaggtagacccctttggatactagagcccgaagcaaggcgtagcaactaaatatctaagaattcgcttcaccgccactaagtgacattccttaggatcggattgaaatctagcacacatgcatacgctaagcataatatccggtctactagcacataaataaagtaaagaccctatcattgaccggtatgctttttgatcaacggacttacctcctttgttgaggtctgtgtgtccgtcggttcccatcggcgtctttgcgggcttggcgtccttcatcctaaacctctttagcaggtcttgcgtgtacttcgtttgggagatgaaagtgccgtccttgagttgcttcacttggaacccaaggaagtagttcaactcgcccatcatcggcatctcgaatttctgcgtcatcaccctgctaaactcttcacaagacttttggttagtggaaccaaatattatgtcatcgacataaatttggcacacaaacaaatcaccattacaagtcttagtaaaaagagttggatcggctttcccaaccttgaaagcattagcaattaagaagtctctaaggcattcataccatgctcttggggcttgcttaagtccatagagcgccttagagagcttacacacgtggtcggggtatcgttcatcctcgaagccagggggttgctccacatacacctcctctttgattggcccgttgaggaaagcgctcttcacatccatttggtacaacctgaaagaatggtgagcggcatatgctagcaagattcgaattgactctagcctagccacaggagcaaaagtctcctcgaaatccaaacctgcgacttgggcataaccttttgccacaagtcgagccttgtttctcgtcaccaccccgtgctcgtcctgtttgttgcggaacacccacttggttcccacaacattttgcttgggacgaggcaccagcgtccaaacttcatttctcttgaagttgttgagctcctcctgcacggccagcacccagtccggatctagcaaggcctcctctaccctgaaaggctcaatagaagagacaaaagagtaatgctcacaaaaattaactaatcgagaacgagtagttactcccttgctaatgtcacccagaatttggtcgacgggatgatccctttgaatcatcgctcgaacatgggttggaggtgccggttgcgcatcttcctccatcacatgatcatcttgtgctcccccttgatcacacgcctcctgttgatgaacctgttcatcgtcttgagttgggggtagcaccatagttgaggaagatggttgatctcgttcatcttgttcctgtggccgcacctctccaatcgccatggttcgtatagcggccgtcggaacatcttcttcatctatatcatcacaatcaacaacttgctctcttggagagccattagtctcatcaaatacaacgtcgctagagatttcaaccaaacccgatgatttgttgaaaactctatacgcctttgtatttgagtcataacctaacaaaaacccttctacagctttgggagcaaattttgaatttctacccttcttcacaagaatgtagcacttgctcccaaatacacgaaagtacgatacattgggtttgttaccggttagaagctcatatgacgtcttcttgaggaggcgatgaaggtagaccctgttgatggcgtggcaagccgtgttcacggcttccgaccaaaaacgctcgggggtcttgaactctccaagcatagtcctcgccatgtcgattagcgtcctgttcttcctctctaccacaccattttgttgtggtgtgtagggagcggagaactcgtgcttgatcccttcctcctcaaggaactcctccacttgaaggttcttgaactcggacccgttgtcgctccttatcttcttcaccttgagctcaaactcattttgagctctcctgaggaagcgcttgagggtcccttgggtttcagacttatcctgcaaaaagaacacccaagtgaagcgggaaaagtcatcaacaataactaaaccatacttactccctcctatgctcagataggcgacgggtccgaagaggtccatatgcagcagctccaggggtcttgaagtggtcatcacattcttgctgtgatgtgctcctcccacttgtttacttgcttgacaagctgcacaaggtctatttttttcgaaatgcacgttagttaaacctatcacgtgttctccctttagaagcttgtgaaggttcttcatccccacatgtgctaagcggcgatgccacagccagcccatgctagtcttagctattaagcatgcatctagaccggcctcctcttttgcaaaatcaactaaataaagtttgccgtctaatacacccttaaaagctagtgaaccatcacttcttctaaagacagacacatctacatttgtaaatagacagttatatcccatatgacataattgactaacagatagcaaattatatccaagactctccactaaaaatacattagagatagaatgctcattagaaattgcaattttacctaacccttttaccttgccttgattcccatcaccgaatataattgaatcttgggaatccttattcttgacgtaggaagtgaacatcttcttctcccccgtcatatggtttgtgcatccgctgtcgataatccagcatgaacccccggatgcataaacctgcaaggcaaatttaggcttgggacttaggtacccaactcttgttgggtcctacaaggttagtcacaatttccttagggacccaaatgcaagttttgtctcccttgcattttgctcctaatttcctagcaactatcttcctatcctttctacaaatagcaaaggaagcatttaaagcacaataaattgtagaaggttcattaactattttcctaggagcatgaatagtattctttctaggcacatgatgaatagcatttctcctagtcatatttctaccatgcatataggaagaactagaagcagtcatggcataagcatgtgaatcaaaagcatcataacttctaaaagcatttctagaatctttcctatcatgatacaaaaaggcatggttctttttagtactagtagccataggggccttccctttctccttagcgggaatgggagccttatggcttgttaagttcttggcttcccttttgaagccaagtccatccttgattgaggggtgtctatcaatggtgtaggcatcccttgcaaattttagtttatcgaaatcatttttgctagccttaagttgagtattaagactagccacttcatcattcaatttagaaattgaaaccaagtgatcactacaggcatcaacatcgaaatctttacacctagtgcaaatctcaacatgttctacacaagatgttgatttactagatttttctagtttagcatttaaatcatcatttatgctcttcaaactagcaattgaatcatgacatgtagacaactcacaagaaagcatttcatttctcttaatctctaatgcaagtgatttttgtgcttctacaaacttgtcatgttcttcatataacaaatcctcttgcttttctaaaagcacattcttatcattcaaggcatcaatcaattcattgattttgtctatcttagatctatctaagcccttgaataagcatgaatagtctatgtcatcatcgtcactagactcattatcactagaagaagcataagcggagttttgagtactcaccttcttctcccttgccataaggcatgtgtgacgctcgttggggaagagggatgacttgttgaaggcggtggcggcgagtccttcattgtcggagtcggaggagcaatccgaatcccactcctttccgatatgtgcctcgcccttggccttcttgtaattcttcttcttttccctcttgttcccctgttcctggtcactatcgttatcgggacagttagcgataaaatgaccaatcttaccgcacttgaagcatgagtgtttcccttttgtcttggtcttgcttggctgccccttgtgaccttttagcaccgtcttgaagcgtttgatgatgagagccatctcttcatcattaagtccggccgcctcaatttgtgccaccctgctaggtagcgcctccttgcttcttgttgccttgagagcaagaggttgaggctcgttgatcggtccattcaaggcgtcgtccacgtatcttgcctccttgatcatcatccgcccgcttacgaattttccgagtacctcctcgggtgtcatcttcgtgtacctgggattctcacgaatattgttcacgagatgaggatcaagaacggtaaatgaccttagcattagtcggacgacgtcatggtccgtccatcgcgtgcttccgtagctccttattttgttgataagggtcttgagccggttgtatgtttgggttggctcctcgccccttatcattgcaaaccttccaagctcgccctcaaccaactccattttagtgagcatggtgatgtcgttcccctcgtgagaaatcttgagggtgtcccatatctgcttggcattgtccaagccgctcaccttattgtactcgttcctgcacaaagaggctagcaacacagtagtggcttgtgcatttttatgaatttgttcattaataaacatagggctatccgagctatcaaatttcattccattctctacaatctcccatatgcttggatggagagagaataaatgactacgcattttgtgactccaaaatccgtaatcctctccatcaaagtgtggaggtttgccgagaggaatggaaagcaaatgcgaattcgaactatgtggaatacgagaataatcaaatgaaaagtttgaattgaccgtcttcctgtagtcgttgtcattatccttttgggaagaagaggattcgtcactgtcgtagtagacgatctccttgatacgccttgtcttcttcttcttcccatctttacgtctgtgacttgagccagagtcgttggatttatcatcttttgggtcgttgacgaaggactccttttccttgtcgttgatcacgattcccttccccttaggatccatctcttcgggcggttagtccctttcttgaagagaacggctttgataccaattgagagcacctagaggggggggtgaataggtgatcctgtaaaacttacacttatagccacaaaaacttggttaatcgttagcacaataattgccaagtggctagagaggagccaagacacaataatcacaagaaatcaatcacagagatgacacggtggttatcccgtggttcggccaagtacaaaacttgcctactccacgttgtggcgtcccaacggacgagagttgcactcaactcctctcaagtgatccaatgatcaacttgaataccacggtgttcttcttttctttgatcttttcccgtttgcgaggaatctccacaacttggagtctctcgcccttacaattgaatttcacaaagaagcacggagtaagggagggaagcaacacacacaaatccacagcgaaatgcgcacacacacggccaagaaacgagctcaagagactatctcaaagttcacactagaacgagctcgaatcactgagaatgacaaacaactgcgcaaagactgagtgtggatgatcaagaatgctctaaggttgcttggtgtcctcctccatgcgcctaggggtcccttttatagccccaaggcagctaggagccgttgagaacaaatctggaaggccatctttgccttctgtcgtcgggcgcaccggacagtccggtgcacaccggacagtgtccggtgcccgattcctttccttaaatggcgaagccgaccgttgcagatgcgggagccgttggcgcaccggacatgtccggtgcacaccggacagtccggtgcccccttccgaccgttggcttggccacgtgtcccgcgcagatcgcgcggccgaccgttggccctgccgaccgttggctcaccggacagtccggtgcacaccggacagtccggtgaattttagccgtacgccgtcagcaaattcccgagagcggcctcttcggttgaggcagcctggcgcaccggacactgtccggtgcaccaccggacagtccggtgccccagaccgaaacagactcttggctgtacacagccaagtcttctcttctcttcttctttctgtttctaacacttagacaaatatattagtacacaaaaccaatgtactaagacttagaaacatacctttgttgtagatttgcactttgttcatccatgggcattgattcacattgaagcacttgtgttgacattcaatcaccaaaatacttagaaatggcccaagggcacatttccctttcaataaccgCCAAAGTAAAGTCGTGCAAGGGAAGAGAGAGTttcggcattcggatctcacgacggtgagattgcagaaaccggactagtgggtaaagtgtacacatcTGCGCAtagtttgaaacctattcgaatagtctatgtccacggatatggatgagttatggcatggatttgacaattagtgttttgttttccaaaaaaatgcttttgaaaagtggttttaaaaggtccggcgattgagccgtgagctatggtggacgagaaGTCTAGTagatgtttttgaaaaggaaaaccggtGGAAAACTGctaagatacctggatggtttagttcaggggattttgttctatattgaaaaacttcctgctcctttgggagaggatgtgctttgaaaaatataaaatgttttacaaaataaccatgcatcaaatattgctcttgctgcaaaatatcctgagctccacatactccatgcattatatctgatttccccattctgtGGGTGAAGGTGGGTTGTTGGATACgtaagtactcactcttgcttatttgttgtttttcatagAAGAAGAtcgttgatcgggtaagagttacgcttgTTCCCAACcatgcatgtggctgttggaccgctcatttgcttcgctgcgtatatcgggctgctttagccccactctaatgatatgtcccgagttgtggaccaacttttAAAGTTGATcgtcacctttataggtttgtcttgttTAAGCATATCTAGaaccatctgatgtataaatgtgtttactagcctcatgggactagtaattgtatcatatTTGAGTCTCAGAGGATTGAGACGCTTCAGCTGCCGATGTGGCACTACATCCCAGCTGAAACCACTTTGTATGAGATTGAAGCAAATCATCAAACACTTGTTGGGCGAGTTGGTGATAACCTCCTCCTCCTCTGTCGACACCACCAACTATATGATAGACAAAACTGGGGATGGAGCGTGTCGATGTAAGGATCGAGTGGGAGCGGGTCCAGGAGCTAGTTCATGAGCCCACTGTTGGGAAACTTGGAGTGCTCGTCCAGGAAGTACTCCTTGGCGTCGAGGCCGAAGTGGCCGACCTCGTCCTCCATGCCCATCAACGTGTATGCCTGCAAGCACGACGTCCTGTCGACGCTGGCGCGGTCAGGTACGTGCTTTTCGATGGGGAGGTCGAGCTCCTGGCCCGACGATGGTGAGGAGATGAACGTCGCAGACCTTGCGCGCACGGATATTGGACCGACGTGCCTACGATCGAGGTGTTGATGCTCGGCACGGTGTGGATGCCTAGTGGAGGAAGCAAGTCCTGGGAGCCCGGGGTCGCGACACGGACGACCGGGGGCAGATCGACCCGGTCGCAGGGAGAGTCCGGATCCGAATCGAGGAAACAGTGGTGGAAACAGGGCTCCTCGTCGAAGATGGACGTCTCGTCACAGGGCTCTTCGCAGCGCTCGTCCTGGCAGCGCTCGACACCGTCGTAGTGTCCGCTGATGCGCTCGGACAGGCGTGCCTCCATGAGTCGCATTTCGTTGAGCAGCTTGCGGATGGCGGTGTCTTGGTTGCTCCATCGTGGAAGATCGGGGTCGTCGTGGCACAACAACAAGCGGATCCAGGAGACTGAATCTGATACCAGATGTTAGCACTTAGGAAGGAGAAATTTGTCATTATGAAACATAGCAGATGTGAATTCGACGAAATAGAGGTATAGGTGGGGGATTCGACAGTCTGGAAAAGTAGAGAAAGACCAAACTCTGAAATAGACAAGATTTCTCTATTACCCGCTGACGACATAGATTAATCTCCCGTCCCATCGCCGTCATTGCCTGCTCGTGTCGCGCTCCGGCCGACCGTCGTCGCTGCCTACTCGTGTCTTCGTCCGATCGTGCCCATCGTCTGCGCAGCAGCCACTGGCCTGTGTCTCGGCCAGCTGCCAATGCCACTCGTTCTCCACCTCCGCTTTTCACCGTCCAAGGACCCGGCGCCATCGAGTAGCTTCTAGAGGTAGTAGACCACGGGGAGCTACCGAATAATCTAGCAAACTATATACATTTTAGATGTTAGCTCAGCGGCCTAAGAACAGCCGATAACAGATCCTCAAGACAGCCCCTATGTTCTTTCCCATTTCCAGAACTTAATAAACTACAAATATTCAGTAATAGgctaaaaggaaaaggaaaagatcAACAGGAACACCATATGGTAAACTGAAAGGTAAGATGTCTGCTACAGCTCAAACAGAATCAGGGCCTAGAGCAGCTCAACAAGTTGGTGTACCATCAGTTCATACACTTTGTGTCAATGAAAAAAAAACTGAGGCATGCAATCAGAACATGCTAGTTTACATTTTGTTTTTCCAGCACTGGGAGCTACCGAACATGACGGATGTAGCCAAAAAAAAATGGATGCTACCTTGTACTGAAAATGCAGGGACTGTTCACCTGCATTCTAGCCCTGCCTCCAATGCTCGCCGGGGCTTAGTTTTTCAGCTGGCTCCCAATCTGCCTGAACCCATTGGTCCTCGTTAATTCATCACTGCTTAATCGAACAGTAGAATTAGTATCTTCTACGGCAATATTGGAGCCCTCTTTCAGTGGTCTGCCTCTCTTGGTACCACCAGCTGCAGCGCTGTTCTTCAGCTTGGCATCGTCAGCTTCTTGGTCGGCATCGACCTGTTCTACAAAGTTTTCAACATCTGCTTGATCGATCTTACTGGCGAAGCGCTTTTGGGGCCTTCCCCTCCTCTTCTTTGCAGGCACGACTTCTTCGCCGCTGCTACCTTTGTCGCCCCTCCTCCTTCTCCGGCCACTGCGCACAAGGGCGACGGCAATGGCTGCTGCTGCCACATTGGTGAGCAGTCACCGTCACCGATCTCCACCTCAGACCACTGTCGCTCGTCCTCCATCTCCCAGCGCCCACACCATTCCCTGTGCGCCCACTGCCGACGATCCCACGGTCAGCGGCCCGCTCCTCCTTCCCACGCCCGACAACTCCAACGTCGTGGCGCAGGGCCAGCGGGTGCGCCGCCGAGCGGAACGGCTTCTCGTGCACGACGACGGCCGCGGCGGCCAGGTGTGCCGCGCACTGCAGCGCCAGGAACACCGTCCCCAGGGACTCGCCCTCTCCACCGCCTCTGTTGACCAGGCAAAGGACGAGCAGCAAGGGCGTAGAACGCGGCGAGGGCACCGATCGTCGCGACCTCTGTTCATCTACATCTCAGACGGAGGAGAGCAGCAGCAACGTTAACAGGTAGCTGACGGCGTGAGCATCAGGAAATTAATCTGTGTCGGCAGCGGGTAATAGAGAAATCTTGTCTATTCCAGAGTTTGGCCTTTCTCTATTTTTCCAAACTGTCGAAGCCCTCTTATATGCCTCCATTTCGTCGAATCCACATCTACCGTGTTTTATAATGGAAAATTTCTCCCTACGAAGGGGATGAGAGAGATGTGCTGGAGTAGAGAAGGCTTGGAGAAGGGGATAGCAGCGAAGAAGACGATCTCGTTTGATATATAGCCAAATTGTTCATATCCTTTATAACCAACACACGCCGTTCTTATATTCCACACGTTCACTCGGCCTGCTAACACTTACAAGGCCTACTTCGGCCCAGCCAAACGAACATTAGCGCGTCTGGTCCGTTTGCCGCAATCGTTGCCTTCACACATTCACACTCGTTGCGTTCACCTTCAGTAGCGATGAAAACGGACGGAAACGGACGGAAAAACCCTTCTCCCGTTTCCGCTCCCGCAATTCTTCATCGGAAATGGGAGCGGGAGCGGAACAACCACGGGCGGAAACGGGTCCGGGTTATACGGGTTTACGGAAACGAACCAAAACGGCCGAAAATTAACTGAAAACGAACGGAAATTACCTCAACGGAAAAATTAATCGGAAAATAAGTCCACATCACCACATGATTACATGACCAGTTGACCACATAGCCATTGAACAACATGAAAATAAGTCCACAATAGTACATGAGCACATAACACAATTCCAAATCCAAGTATCCAACAAGTAAACTTACACTCACTCTGCCCACATAAATTCAGTCCATACACAATAACAATTAATAGAGTCTAAATGGTGTGCTCCTCCTCCGGGTCCTGTTCCAGAGTGAGACATATCGAGTCTCAACTGCTGCAAACAATCAAACGTCACTGTATGAACAATTGAATAATTGAGTAAACAATAAAAAATAATCAAACAATCAAGCATGTGGCCATGTGGGCTGCTGGCTGCAAGAAGCAGCAACGCCAAGCGCCAAATAGCTTGTTGCTAGTACTAGTACGTAGTACCTAGCAAGCAGGAAGCAGGAACCAAATACCTTGCTGCTAGTACTAGTACGTATTAGTAATTACATGTAGGATGGATACCTTGCTGCTAGTACTAGTACGTATTAGTAATTACCTGTAGGATGGAGACGCCTGTGCTGCTTCCTGCTTGCTGTCGTACGCCCGCCCGACCGCTGATTCTTGCTTGCTGCTTCCTGCTTGCTGTGCCAGGCTGCCGGCGGAAACACGTGCGAGTTGGCCGTCAGCGAGTCGGCCGCTCGGCGGGGCTGAAGCCTAGGGATTGGAGTCGGCCGTCGGCGAGTCGGCCGCTCGGCGCCGGCGGGGCTGAAGCGGTGAAGCCTGGGGTCTGGGGATTGGAGGTGTCCAGGCGACAGGCGTCCAGCCAGGCAGCCACCGAGGGAATGGGCTTAGGGTTAGTGTTCACGTGTGTGTGGAGAACTGGACGTGGAGTGGTGGGCTTGGCCGCTTTGGGCCCGACGAGTGAGTGGTGGTGGGCCTTAATCCTCGGGTTAAATCCGGGTTTAATCCGGAAATATTCCGATCAAATACGGGATCCCGATAATCCGAACGGAAAATAGCCTTTCCCGTTTCCGTCCCGATCCCGCCGACTCCTAACCCGTAACCCGTCCCGAACCCGCATTTTTCCGGAAATCTAGAAATGGGCGGGTTGAATGTAGAAAATGGGTCGGGTCGGGACGGGAATTTTTCCGTCCGTTTACAACCCTAACCTTCAGGCTTCCATCTGCTGCTGAGTTGTCTCCGGCACTTTACTGGATAGCATGGTTGACAGTTTGACACTGGTATACCTGACAGTTTTTCAGCGCGTCCAACGACCCCGGCGCATGGGAAAACCAAAGTTTCCATCGCCCAATGTGGCATCAAGAAAGAGGACTCAcaaatccatccatccatccagcgAAAAGCCTAGAGACTCGGTCGGAGCCGACATTCCTCTCCACTCAGCCACACTCACCGGTACGTAGAGGTTGGTTCACGTTTTTTGTAGGAGCACTTAGCCTTGCCAAAATGTCAATGCAAGTGTAGCGACAACGACGGACGCCACGCTTTCTTTGCTTTGCTATGGTGGATGAGCTAAAAAAAGAGCATCAAAACAAATCTAATCCATCCATCAAATTTTAAACTCCAGAAGTGTTTGTTACAAATGTCCATAATTGTCAGAAAATTTGAAACTCCACAAGTACATTACCACGCTTGTTATAGGACCGGGACCGGGACCGAGTGAGATAGTAGCTGTTAAGCAGCTCTAGTTGTTACATTAACAGATCTAAAAGGACTGACTGATCCAAACAAGCATGAGATTCCATCcatccaaattggagagcggcagGGGTACACTATGAACAAACCTGATTGAAATCTAACTAGATACGGCGTAAACTGAACACACAAAACGACCAAAAGAAGCCCCAACGTGCGTGACGGCCACCTGACGCGCAACGCCACGACGGGCGGCCCGTCTCCTCCTCCGCACAAATACGGGAAGGCGTCGACGCGTTCCTCCATCAGTCGAAGCGACGGCCGCGCCAGGCGGAGACGGAGAAGATGGCGCGCTCCTGCCAGCAGAGGAAGAAGGCGCCCTTCTCCTCCCGCACCTTGAACCCGTCGCAGCccagcccctgcgccgcccgccggGCCTGCAGCAGCGCGTAGTAGCTGAGCGGGACGCGGGCGAAGCCGGCGCCCTCCATCCGCGCCGCCCAGCGGTCCAGGCGCTCGTGCCGCTCCCGCCGGTCCGCGCCGTCGCAGGCCACGATGTTCTTCACCTCCTCCCCGAGGAGCCAGCGCTCGACGCGCGCGCGCTCCACCGACCCGCGGGGCGCCGCCGACTCCAGGCAGTCGAACAGCGCCGCGTAGTAGTTGAGCGCCTCCACGAACCGCTCCGTCAGCGGCGCCGCGTTGTGCGACGCCTCCTGCTccgtcaccaccaccaccttgggcGACAGGCCCCACAGCGCGCCCAGGAACGCGTCCGCGCGCGACGTGGACGGGGACACCCCGGACTCCGGGCTCCGCTGCCTCTTGTGGTCCCCGCTGCCCTGGTGGTGCTTGCCGGAGTCGTCGTCGGATGCCAGGAGGCAGTGCAGCTGCAGGCTGGAGGTGACGGCCAGCGCCTCGCCGGTCTTCACGCGGAGGGACTCCACGTCCAGCGCCTCCAGCCGGGACACCACGGGGTTGAACTGGAACGGCACGTCCAGCCGCTCCGCCTCCTTGGTC
This genomic window contains:
- the LOC111591184 gene encoding uncharacterized protein produces the protein MAAAATLVSSHRHRSPPQTTVARPPSPSAHTIPCAPTADDPTVSGPLLLPTPDNSNVVAQGQRVRRRAERLLVHDDGRGGQVCRALQRQEHRPQGLALSTASVDQAKDEQQGRRTRRGHRSSRPLFIYISDGGEQQQR
- the LOC100281386 gene encoding GRAS family transcription factor containing protein, with product MVQDEGSSSSVTSSPLHNFSTMPLHASPGGAPAPTPPWLVRELRSDERGLCLIHLLLNCAAAAGAGRLDAANAALEHIASLASPDGDAMQRVAAAFAEALARRALRAWPGLCRALLLPRAGPTPAELAAARRHFLDLCPFLRLAGAAANQSVLEAMESERMVHVVDLGGADAAQWVELLHLLAARPEGPPHLRLTAVHEHRDVLTQTAVALTKEAERLDVPFQFNPVVSRLEALDVESLRVKTGEALAVTSSLQLHCLLASDDDSGKHHQGSGDHKRQRSPESGVSPSTSRADAFLGALWGLSPKVVVVTEQEASHNAAPLTERFVEALNYYAALFDCLESAAPRGSVERARVERWLLGEEVKNIVACDGADRRERHERLDRWAARMEGAGFARVPLSYYALLQARRAAQGLGCDGFKVREEKGAFFLCWQERAIFSVSAWRGRRFD